One stretch of Desulfovibrio sp. JC010 DNA includes these proteins:
- a CDS encoding hydantoinase/oxoprolinase N-terminal domain-containing protein, whose amino-acid sequence MSFESGYAIGIDTGGTYTDTVVVKCADSSVVATAKSPTTHHDLSLGLASSLDKAMKASGISPDEVKLVSVSTTLATNAVVENKGARVGLFMIGTTKVLKLPVVTLRYVKGGHKITGMEEDPLDVESLVDGIQDMAGHVDAYAVCSAMSIKNPAHELIAEKAISLTDPQPVFCSHTISTRAGQAERAATAVLNARLMPVMEEFLSGVGKTLDERGLGSSVVVVRGNATPMSMEDAVQRAADTFASGPASTAYYGSIYSPEKDALIVDVGGTTTDVTLIRNSQPTIQESGSIIGDWETHVEAVEMFTVGVGGDSFARINRSGNFEVGPGRVVPLCMAGDIPAPDRWIGKGHESHLLKTGPSADETSDDEVLKYLFANGPSTFGQIMAGTGLGEIGLGDKVRKLVREQLVEEVGFTPTDALHVQGHLAIGDKTVSEAAAAILGKEFDLDGPGFAGMVLSETRTKIENAMLEHIVRKEIGGNMAGFISGRASSPLVSFDASLNLPIVGIGAAAQKLLPEVAEKLHTEAVFPDHHEVGNALGAIKMALDKTKGDDTDE is encoded by the coding sequence ATGAGCTTTGAGAGCGGTTATGCCATCGGTATTGATACCGGCGGAACATACACTGATACTGTTGTTGTAAAGTGCGCTGATTCCAGCGTGGTGGCTACGGCCAAATCTCCCACCACCCATCACGACCTGAGCCTCGGTCTGGCTTCTTCCCTTGATAAAGCCATGAAGGCAAGCGGGATCAGCCCCGATGAGGTCAAACTTGTTTCCGTTTCCACCACTTTGGCTACCAATGCCGTTGTGGAGAACAAAGGCGCGCGGGTCGGGCTGTTCATGATCGGCACCACCAAAGTTCTGAAGCTTCCGGTTGTGACCCTGCGTTACGTGAAGGGCGGGCATAAGATAACCGGTATGGAAGAAGATCCGCTGGATGTTGAGTCTCTTGTGGATGGCATTCAGGACATGGCCGGACATGTGGATGCTTACGCTGTCTGCTCGGCTATGAGTATCAAGAACCCCGCCCACGAACTCATTGCTGAAAAAGCTATTTCCCTGACCGATCCCCAGCCCGTTTTCTGCTCCCATACCATCAGTACCCGTGCAGGGCAGGCCGAACGTGCGGCCACTGCGGTGCTCAATGCCCGGCTTATGCCGGTGATGGAAGAATTTCTGTCCGGGGTCGGCAAGACCCTTGACGAACGCGGACTGGGGTCATCCGTTGTGGTTGTGCGCGGTAATGCCACTCCCATGTCAATGGAAGATGCGGTGCAGCGCGCGGCGGATACTTTTGCCAGCGGCCCGGCATCCACCGCTTACTACGGCTCCATCTATTCCCCGGAAAAGGACGCGCTCATCGTTGACGTGGGCGGTACCACCACCGATGTGACCCTGATCCGTAATTCGCAGCCTACCATTCAGGAATCCGGTTCCATCATCGGCGACTGGGAAACCCATGTTGAGGCGGTGGAAATGTTCACCGTGGGCGTGGGCGGCGACAGTTTCGCACGCATCAACAGGTCCGGCAATTTTGAAGTCGGTCCGGGCCGGGTTGTGCCCCTGTGCATGGCCGGAGATATTCCCGCACCGGATAGATGGATCGGCAAGGGGCATGAGTCACATCTGCTGAAGACCGGGCCTTCTGCGGACGAAACTTCCGATGATGAAGTCTTGAAATATCTTTTTGCAAACGGCCCCTCCACCTTCGGCCAGATCATGGCCGGAACCGGGCTCGGCGAAATCGGGCTCGGCGATAAAGTCCGAAAACTCGTGCGTGAACAGCTGGTGGAAGAAGTAGGCTTTACCCCTACCGATGCACTGCACGTCCAAGGACATCTTGCAATCGGTGATAAGACTGTTTCCGAAGCCGCAGCAGCTATTCTGGGCAAGGAATTTGATCTGGACGGTCCGGGCTTTGCGGGCATGGTTCTTTCCGAAACAAGGACCAAGATCGAAAACGCCATGCTTGAACACATTGTGCGCAAGGAAATCGGCGGTAACATGGCCGGGTTTATTTCCGGGCGCGCCTCAAGTCCGCTGGTCAGCTTTGACGCTTCCCTGAACCTGCCCATCGTGGGTATCGGTGCCGCTGCGCAGAAGTTGTTGCCCGAGGTGGCCGAGAAGCTGCACACCGAAGCTGTTTTCCCGGACCATCACGAAGTGGGGAACGCGCTGGGCGCAATTAAAATGGCTCTTGATAAAACCAAAGGGGACGACACTGATGAGTAG
- the amrB gene encoding AmmeMemoRadiSam system protein B, whose translation MNRQPVVAGRFYPDSPDQLRRELEMYTGTPEADKDRPVDRLVMVPHAGYVFSGEPCGKTLGQSKLASTVFLLGPNHTGLGSPLSVWDTGSWEFPGGRLDVDEELAAKLIESGAGFSSNEKAHSREHSLEVVVPFLHYLNPDTKIVPVCVSEASPTNLRKAGEAIAKIMQDQPEPISMVVSSDMSHFISADQAKKLDSMALEAIIRMDPSDLYSIVSSNQISMCGVLPMTMGMFAAKALGATSGRLVDYTNSGKATGDYERVVAYAGVIVS comes from the coding sequence ATGAACAGACAGCCCGTAGTAGCCGGACGTTTTTATCCGGACAGTCCTGACCAGCTTCGCAGGGAGCTTGAAATGTATACCGGTACCCCGGAAGCAGATAAAGACCGCCCTGTGGACCGTCTGGTCATGGTTCCCCATGCCGGGTATGTGTTTTCCGGTGAGCCGTGCGGCAAGACCCTCGGGCAGAGCAAGCTGGCATCCACGGTATTTCTGCTCGGGCCAAACCATACCGGGCTTGGCTCGCCCCTTTCGGTCTGGGATACGGGCAGCTGGGAATTTCCCGGCGGTAGGCTGGATGTGGACGAAGAACTGGCCGCAAAGCTGATCGAGAGCGGGGCCGGGTTCAGCTCCAATGAAAAGGCCCATTCGCGGGAACATTCCCTTGAAGTGGTCGTGCCTTTTCTGCACTACCTCAATCCGGACACTAAAATTGTCCCGGTCTGTGTTTCCGAAGCCTCGCCCACAAATCTGCGCAAGGCCGGGGAAGCCATTGCGAAAATCATGCAGGATCAGCCGGAGCCCATTTCCATGGTCGTCAGTTCGGATATGAGTCATTTTATTTCCGCTGATCAGGCCAAGAAGCTCGATTCCATGGCCCTTGAAGCCATCATCCGCATGGATCCTTCCGACCTTTATTCCATTGTTTCATCCAACCAGATCAGCATGTGCGGGGTCCTGCCCATGACCATGGGGATGTTTGCAGCCAAAGCCCTCGGAGCCACTTCCGGCAGACTTGTTGATTATACCAATTCCGGCAAAGCCACCGGGGATTACGAACGTGTTGTAGCCTATGCGGGAGTCATCGTCTCTTAA
- a CDS encoding tetratricopeptide repeat protein, whose translation MTLSRLTGVFRTLFLAAVFWFACPHPGYALEYFIDTKADMDSIRLVFDQKNLSGKVARTGRQQITISFPKNALKGEKQPTPAPLSSLRLVSSLKVGPSSITIGTRTSGFGFIRMPAGNGQMLIQFFRDPIGSKWRSPKEKAKREAERKKAARKKAAAKEAARKKVAAKRAADKKAKAAAARKASAQKAATAEVKQKAPQPPVIDEVDLPEDEESPQLKQELLQAQEAQEPVQQVPVQPTKRPFYSVPYTYRAPVANVGPGQAKPVDTSLPPARAGGSARRVPVNGNDGGSAGGLIGGQTGGQVGGEIEPPSGGGAAGGAIAPPPADESVDEASGVEEAAYEEEFPEGESASGAVEPPQQSGGSASGSVSGSIAPPPSQEGQASGSVSGASGQVSPPSQDGDSFEATDYPALEDEGQGEVSGEVAPETDLDADVRDEAVEGEQDASDSDAYPVEDADQLSEDEAGIEGEEGAEGEKELSPEDRMKVAKGVLLAAEGALDEGEIEAAMAGFTEVSLMQGLPQEMRLRALYGKAEALTEMHREALADNYGEIASAWMEAMNADTKSPNVPMALLNLGLLNLKVGNMPEAKAYFNLLKSQYPNDPNIPYISYYWGEYYLGMKDYEKAADQFQYLVQMYPDSKIVRDAALGLAKALDALGYDEQAFQIIDYIDKRWPRFYIEDLHFLLMSANTQNRLGKIDDARENYWAYYNLSPEAPEADIVLARIGDIYLKTGDKSAAKEIYEKAAKEFPDREGGLVAMMRLAEEGIYDDPSMSQMDKVFDRPYNLRPQKIYTHIIEKFPESPLAPLAQLKLGMWYYWNKKYGDCLGAVNDFLDKYPRSGLRDRASELGTRVFDKAVPELVKDENYGRVVSYWNKYAKQNNDGKDVNDETRLGVALSFWKKGQPQKALELIDRYLQGEEIPKYSAMALDMALGIYVDEQAWSKVTELVDLAKGGWKLDPKQKVHIEYAQAMAYENLGETERSTPLWAGLASNLLLPESSRAYAMYYMAKSSMKKKDLKKVFVYAQEALSMLLGTGGDREKIKDCILMTIFAAESSGRYREALKWAAEYDKYIPLEDPEWASSRFRLAQLYEKAGATAEWKKLMEEVAEKKPGDLYGRLATSALATHKIEQDASKFQPDPVFQ comes from the coding sequence GTGACGCTCAGCCGACTTACCGGAGTCTTCCGGACCCTTTTTCTGGCGGCCGTTTTCTGGTTTGCCTGCCCCCATCCGGGTTATGCCTTGGAGTATTTTATAGATACCAAGGCCGACATGGACTCCATCCGTCTTGTCTTTGACCAGAAGAACCTTTCCGGAAAAGTTGCCCGAACCGGGCGGCAGCAGATCACCATTTCTTTTCCCAAAAACGCGCTCAAAGGCGAAAAACAGCCTACTCCGGCTCCGCTTTCATCTTTACGCTTAGTCAGTTCCCTGAAGGTCGGGCCAAGCTCCATCACTATCGGAACCCGGACCAGCGGTTTCGGCTTTATCCGTATGCCTGCGGGCAACGGGCAGATGTTGATTCAGTTCTTCCGTGATCCCATCGGTTCCAAATGGCGTTCTCCCAAAGAAAAAGCGAAACGCGAGGCCGAGCGTAAGAAAGCTGCCCGTAAAAAGGCTGCTGCTAAAGAGGCCGCCCGTAAAAAAGTCGCAGCAAAGCGAGCAGCGGATAAAAAAGCCAAGGCCGCAGCCGCCCGCAAAGCTTCTGCTCAAAAGGCTGCCACGGCTGAAGTAAAACAGAAAGCTCCTCAGCCTCCTGTTATTGATGAAGTTGATCTGCCGGAAGACGAAGAGTCCCCGCAGCTTAAGCAGGAACTCCTGCAGGCACAGGAAGCACAGGAACCGGTGCAGCAGGTTCCGGTTCAACCCACGAAACGTCCTTTTTATTCCGTGCCTTATACCTACCGTGCTCCGGTAGCTAACGTCGGTCCGGGACAGGCCAAGCCTGTGGATACTTCCCTGCCGCCGGCTCGCGCCGGAGGCAGTGCCCGCCGTGTACCTGTTAACGGCAATGACGGTGGAAGTGCCGGAGGCCTGATTGGAGGTCAGACAGGCGGGCAGGTCGGTGGTGAAATTGAGCCGCCCTCCGGTGGCGGTGCGGCAGGAGGTGCGATAGCTCCGCCCCCCGCAGATGAGTCTGTAGATGAAGCTTCCGGCGTGGAGGAAGCGGCTTACGAAGAAGAATTTCCCGAAGGCGAGTCCGCGTCCGGTGCGGTTGAGCCTCCGCAGCAATCCGGTGGTAGTGCCTCAGGCAGTGTTTCCGGCAGTATTGCTCCCCCCCCGTCTCAGGAAGGGCAGGCTTCCGGTAGCGTTTCCGGTGCGTCCGGTCAGGTCTCCCCTCCGTCGCAGGATGGTGATTCTTTTGAAGCTACCGATTATCCTGCCCTTGAAGATGAAGGGCAGGGTGAAGTGAGTGGTGAGGTTGCTCCTGAAACTGATTTAGACGCTGATGTGCGCGATGAGGCTGTTGAAGGCGAGCAGGACGCCAGTGATTCCGATGCCTATCCGGTGGAGGATGCTGATCAGCTTTCCGAAGATGAGGCTGGCATCGAGGGTGAAGAAGGGGCTGAAGGTGAAAAAGAACTCAGTCCTGAGGATCGGATGAAGGTTGCCAAAGGGGTTCTGCTTGCTGCCGAAGGAGCCTTGGATGAAGGTGAAATTGAGGCCGCAATGGCCGGGTTTACTGAAGTCTCTTTGATGCAGGGTTTGCCGCAGGAGATGCGGTTGCGCGCTCTTTACGGCAAGGCCGAAGCTCTTACTGAAATGCACCGTGAAGCATTGGCTGATAATTACGGGGAGATAGCAAGTGCCTGGATGGAGGCCATGAACGCCGACACCAAGTCGCCCAATGTGCCCATGGCCCTGCTTAATCTGGGGTTGCTGAACCTCAAGGTGGGCAACATGCCTGAGGCCAAGGCTTATTTTAACCTGCTCAAATCCCAGTATCCCAACGACCCCAATATTCCCTACATCAGCTACTACTGGGGTGAATATTATCTCGGTATGAAGGATTACGAGAAGGCTGCGGACCAGTTCCAGTATCTGGTGCAGATGTATCCGGACAGCAAGATTGTTCGTGATGCCGCGCTCGGTCTGGCCAAGGCTCTGGATGCCCTCGGTTATGATGAACAGGCTTTCCAGATTATCGACTATATCGATAAACGCTGGCCCCGTTTTTATATCGAAGACCTGCATTTCCTGCTCATGTCGGCCAACACCCAGAACAGGCTGGGCAAAATTGATGATGCGCGGGAAAACTACTGGGCCTACTACAACCTTTCCCCGGAAGCCCCGGAAGCGGATATCGTGCTGGCCCGCATCGGTGATATTTACCTGAAGACCGGGGATAAGTCTGCGGCCAAGGAAATTTACGAAAAAGCGGCCAAGGAGTTCCCGGACAGGGAAGGCGGACTGGTCGCCATGATGCGTCTGGCCGAGGAAGGGATTTATGATGATCCCAGCATGAGCCAGATGGATAAGGTTTTTGACCGCCCCTACAACCTGCGGCCCCAGAAGATTTATACCCATATTATTGAGAAATTTCCTGAAAGTCCGCTGGCACCGCTGGCCCAGCTCAAGCTTGGCATGTGGTACTACTGGAATAAAAAGTATGGTGACTGCCTCGGTGCGGTGAATGATTTTCTGGACAAGTATCCGCGCAGCGGTCTGCGTGACCGGGCCAGCGAACTGGGTACAAGGGTTTTTGACAAGGCCGTGCCGGAACTGGTCAAGGATGAAAATTACGGACGGGTAGTCAGCTACTGGAATAAATACGCCAAGCAGAATAATGACGGCAAAGACGTAAATGACGAAACCCGTCTCGGCGTGGCCCTCAGTTTCTGGAAAAAAGGTCAGCCGCAGAAAGCTCTGGAGCTGATCGACCGCTATCTGCAGGGCGAGGAGATTCCCAAATACTCGGCCATGGCCCTTGATATGGCTCTCGGTATTTATGTGGATGAGCAGGCATGGAGCAAGGTTACCGAACTGGTGGATCTCGCCAAGGGCGGCTGGAAACTTGATCCCAAACAGAAGGTTCATATAGAATACGCGCAGGCCATGGCCTATGAAAATCTCGGCGAGACCGAGCGCAGCACCCCGCTTTGGGCCGGGCTGGCTTCCAATCTGCTGCTGCCTGAATCTTCACGCGCTTATGCCATGTATTACATGGCCAAATCGTCCATGAAGAAAAAGGATTTGAAGAAAGTCTTTGTCTACGCGCAGGAAGCCCTGTCCATGCTTCTAGGGACCGGAGGGGACCGGGAGAAGATCAAGGACTGCATCCTGATGACTATTTTTGCGGCGGAAAGTTCCGGTCGATACCGGGAAGCACTCAAGTGGGCTGCGGAATATGACAAATATATCCCTCTTGAAGATCCTGAGTGGGCTTCATCCCGTTTCCGGTTGGCCCAGCTTTATGAAAAGGCCGGGGCCACAGCTGAATGGAAAAAGCTGATGGAAGAAGTGGCCGAGAAGAAACCGGGCGATCTTTACGGACGTCTGGCAACATCCGCACTGGCAACCCATAAGATTGAGCAGGATGCCTCCAAATTTCAGCCGGATCCGGTATTTCAATAA
- a CDS encoding sigma-54-dependent Fis family transcriptional regulator → MALNLGGIIGNSPALKEVFAILAKVAPTDSTVLVTGESGTGKELLVRALHRNSKRKEKPFVPVNCGAIPKELLESELFGHEKGAFTHAVRSRPGRFELADGGTIFLDEIGEMDLSLQVKILRVLQEKEIERVGGTSIKKVDVRIVAATNRDLETEVAAGRFREDLFYRLNVIPMHLPPLRERGGDVLLLAKHFLSRFCEDKDMEELAIQSDAADMLVSYTWPGNVRELENFMERMCILCDEDEIVPDDLPEKIWKDVGKEPKKKVAELMQPVGFNWPTLADMEEQGATGLKDFLEKIEDRLMIEALEKAAGVKNKAAELLGVKRTTLIEKIKKRNLEV, encoded by the coding sequence ATGGCTCTTAATTTGGGTGGAATAATTGGAAACAGTCCTGCGCTAAAGGAGGTCTTTGCGATTCTCGCAAAGGTAGCGCCCACAGACAGTACCGTGCTGGTCACCGGGGAGTCCGGCACGGGTAAGGAGCTGCTTGTGCGTGCCTTGCACCGCAACAGCAAACGCAAGGAAAAGCCTTTTGTTCCGGTAAACTGCGGGGCCATTCCCAAGGAATTGCTGGAATCCGAACTTTTCGGGCATGAGAAAGGGGCCTTCACCCATGCGGTGCGCTCCCGTCCGGGACGTTTTGAGCTGGCTGACGGCGGAACCATCTTCCTTGATGAAATCGGGGAAATGGACCTTAGCCTGCAGGTCAAGATTCTGAGGGTTTTGCAGGAAAAGGAAATCGAGCGGGTCGGCGGAACTTCCATTAAGAAGGTGGATGTGCGCATCGTGGCCGCAACCAACCGTGACCTTGAAACCGAGGTCGCTGCCGGAAGGTTCCGTGAGGACCTTTTCTATCGCCTCAATGTTATTCCCATGCATCTGCCGCCGCTGCGCGAAAGGGGCGGAGATGTTCTTCTGCTGGCAAAGCATTTCCTTAGCCGTTTCTGCGAAGATAAGGATATGGAAGAACTTGCCATCCAGTCCGATGCAGCGGATATGCTTGTCTCCTACACCTGGCCCGGCAATGTCCGTGAGCTGGAAAATTTCATGGAGCGCATGTGCATCCTCTGCGATGAGGATGAGATCGTTCCCGACGACCTGCCGGAAAAAATCTGGAAGGATGTGGGCAAGGAACCCAAGAAAAAGGTTGCCGAACTCATGCAGCCTGTGGGCTTCAACTGGCCGACCCTTGCGGATATGGAAGAGCAGGGAGCCACTGGACTTAAGGATTTTCTGGAAAAGATCGAGGACCGGCTCATGATTGAGGCCCTTGAAAAGGCCGCAGGCGTGAAAAACAAGGCTGCCGAACTCCTCGGGGTAAAGCGGACCACGCTTATCGAAAAGATCAAGAAGAGGAACCTTGAAGTATAA
- a CDS encoding sugar porter family MFS transporter → MTSPAPKQSASVIFVLLISAAAALGGFLFGFDTAVINGAVVALGDHFKVGPVLVGMSVSLALVGSAIGALLSGPVSDRYGRIKPMLISAFLFTVSGIGAGLPFTVWDFIFWRFLGGVGIGLASAITPAYIAEISPANLRGSFGSLQQLAIVVGIFVAMLSNYMLVGLAGGSADNVLWLGFETWCWMFWAEVPPALLYGFAAMMIPESPRYLIGTGREDEAEKILGRVLGESVLEKIEEIKVTLKSEGKASFAAIKGKVGFKPIVWVGLGLSVLQQFVGINVIFYYGSMLWRSVGFSEENSLWITVITGVVNIVTTLVAIALIDRVGRKPLLLAGSAGMVITLGVLAYLFGHAPLDAAGHPVLSGSSATTALYSANLYVFCFGFSWGPVVWVLLGEMFNNRIRASALALGAGAQWVANFIVSASFPSLVQWAGLGFTYSVYAVFAAVSFFFVMFLVRETRGRELEDME, encoded by the coding sequence ATGACTTCCCCCGCCCCAAAACAATCCGCGTCCGTAATTTTCGTCCTGCTTATATCCGCAGCCGCAGCCCTTGGCGGCTTTCTTTTCGGCTTTGATACCGCGGTAATCAACGGCGCGGTGGTTGCGCTGGGTGATCATTTCAAGGTCGGCCCGGTTCTGGTGGGTATGTCTGTTTCTCTCGCGCTGGTGGGGTCGGCCATCGGGGCTTTGCTTTCCGGGCCTGTTTCCGATCGTTACGGGCGCATCAAACCCATGCTGATTTCGGCATTTCTTTTTACTGTCAGCGGAATCGGGGCCGGGCTTCCTTTTACTGTCTGGGATTTTATTTTCTGGCGTTTTCTCGGCGGGGTCGGCATCGGGCTGGCCAGTGCCATAACCCCGGCCTATATCGCGGAGATTTCCCCGGCCAATCTGCGCGGAAGTTTCGGTTCTTTGCAGCAGCTTGCCATTGTGGTCGGGATTTTTGTGGCCATGCTCAGTAATTACATGCTGGTGGGGCTGGCCGGAGGTTCAGCGGATAATGTGCTCTGGCTCGGCTTTGAAACATGGTGCTGGATGTTCTGGGCCGAGGTTCCGCCCGCCTTGCTCTACGGCTTTGCGGCTATGATGATTCCCGAATCACCGCGTTATCTCATCGGCACAGGGCGGGAGGATGAAGCTGAAAAAATTCTTGGCCGGGTGCTTGGTGAGAGCGTGCTGGAAAAGATCGAGGAGATCAAAGTCACCCTTAAATCTGAAGGCAAGGCCAGTTTTGCGGCAATTAAAGGCAAAGTCGGTTTTAAACCCATTGTCTGGGTCGGCCTCGGGCTTTCTGTGCTGCAGCAGTTTGTGGGTATCAACGTTATATTTTACTACGGATCCATGCTCTGGCGCAGTGTGGGGTTTTCCGAGGAAAATTCCCTGTGGATTACAGTGATTACCGGAGTTGTGAACATCGTCACCACGCTGGTGGCCATCGCACTTATCGATAGGGTTGGGCGCAAGCCGCTGCTCTTGGCCGGGTCTGCCGGGATGGTGATTACCCTCGGGGTTCTGGCTTACCTGTTCGGTCATGCGCCGCTCGATGCTGCCGGGCATCCGGTGCTGAGCGGTAGCTCTGCTACCACCGCCCTTTATTCGGCAAACCTCTATGTTTTCTGCTTTGGATTTTCATGGGGCCCGGTGGTCTGGGTGTTGCTGGGAGAGATGTTCAACAACCGCATCCGTGCTTCGGCACTTGCTCTCGGTGCCGGGGCGCAATGGGTGGCTAACTTTATTGTCTCCGCTTCTTTTCCTTCCCTTGTGCAATGGGCCGGGCTTGGATTTACCTATTCCGTTTACGCGGTTTTCGCGGCGGTTTCATTTTTCTTTGTCATGTTTCTGGTTCGCGAAACCCGGGGCCGGGAGCTTGAGGATATGGAGTAA
- a CDS encoding type II toxin-antitoxin system Phd/YefM family antitoxin has product MKLSEQVKPISYLKNNTSKVFKEVREKREPYFITQNGEAKVVVQDIREYEKTQETLALLKILAHGEKQFAEGKFEDADSVFDELLNELE; this is encoded by the coding sequence ATGAAATTATCAGAACAGGTCAAACCGATCAGCTATTTAAAAAATAACACCTCCAAGGTTTTCAAAGAAGTACGCGAGAAACGTGAACCCTACTTCATCACTCAAAACGGTGAAGCCAAAGTGGTTGTGCAGGATATCCGCGAATATGAAAAAACACAGGAGACTCTTGCTCTGCTTAAAATCCTTGCCCATGGCGAAAAGCAATTTGCTGAAGGGAAATTCGAAGATGCCGATTCTGTTTTCGATGAGTTGCTAAACGAGCTTGAATAA
- a CDS encoding type II toxin-antitoxin system RelE/ParE family toxin: MKINISKAAKQDLKNISFYISENDCTEQARETIIRLRKAIDSLQQLPKRGVRVRELVALGQKSYREIFCDTYRIIYRVYDTSLRVYLVVDKRRDLLPLLTQRRID; this comes from the coding sequence ATGAAAATCAATATATCCAAAGCAGCAAAACAGGATTTAAAAAATATTAGTTTTTATATCAGTGAAAACGACTGCACAGAACAAGCTCGTGAAACTATTATTAGACTCAGAAAGGCCATCGACAGCTTGCAACAGCTTCCGAAAAGAGGAGTTCGGGTTCGGGAACTGGTTGCGCTCGGACAAAAGTCCTATAGAGAGATTTTCTGTGATACTTACCGTATTATCTACAGAGTATATGACACTTCTCTCCGCGTGTACTTAGTAGTCGACAAACGCCGAGACCTCCTTCCTTTACTGACTCAAAGACGCATAGACTAA
- a CDS encoding NAD(P)/FAD-dependent oxidoreductase yields the protein MSPKENGKKEFDVIIVGGGPAGLFAAYYLGENTDLDVLVIEKGKASLKRHCPITGDQECIKCKPCNILSGVGGAGLFSDGKLNYIHKLGKTDLTQFMSVSEAKALIDETEEIFNRFNMDGQVYPTNMEEAKNIRKDALKHGIDLLLIKQKHLGSDNLPGHIAGMAEYCMEKGVTFRTGEHVEDILIENGELAGVVTKKGEYKAKNVILAPGRVGSEWMGSVAKKHDLAITQRGIEVGVRVEVHGDIMRDLCSVIYDPTFFIRTNTYDDQVRTFCTNQGGFVALENYQDFVCVNGHAYMDKKSENTNFAFLSKVVLEEPVTDNQAYGESIGKLATIIGGGKPILQRFGDLKRGRRSTWNRVRNSFVEPTMKNVTCGDIAMALPERIVRNLIEGLERLNDVVPGVANEETLLYAPEIKFFSTQVETSNQLETALEGLFVAGDGPGVAGNIVSASATGIIPAKEIAARAKK from the coding sequence ATGAGCCCGAAAGAGAACGGGAAAAAAGAGTTTGATGTAATTATTGTCGGCGGCGGTCCTGCAGGGCTTTTCGCAGCCTATTACCTTGGCGAGAACACTGATCTTGATGTTCTGGTCATTGAAAAGGGAAAGGCGTCCCTCAAAAGACATTGTCCCATTACCGGGGATCAGGAATGCATTAAATGCAAACCCTGTAACATCCTTTCCGGCGTGGGCGGGGCTGGCCTTTTTTCCGACGGCAAGCTCAATTATATTCACAAGCTCGGTAAGACCGACCTTACCCAGTTCATGTCGGTTTCCGAGGCTAAAGCCCTCATCGATGAAACCGAAGAAATTTTCAACCGCTTCAACATGGACGGTCAGGTTTACCCTACCAACATGGAAGAAGCCAAAAATATCCGCAAAGATGCCCTCAAGCACGGCATCGACCTGTTGCTGATCAAGCAGAAGCATCTCGGCAGTGACAACCTGCCCGGTCATATTGCCGGAATGGCTGAATATTGTATGGAGAAAGGTGTGACTTTCCGCACCGGTGAGCATGTTGAAGACATTCTCATCGAAAACGGCGAGCTGGCCGGGGTAGTTACCAAGAAAGGTGAATACAAGGCCAAGAACGTTATCCTCGCCCCGGGCCGTGTCGGTTCCGAGTGGATGGGCAGTGTTGCCAAGAAGCATGATCTCGCCATTACCCAGCGCGGTATCGAAGTAGGTGTGCGCGTGGAAGTTCACGGCGACATCATGCGTGATCTCTGTTCCGTGATCTATGATCCAACCTTCTTCATCCGTACCAACACCTATGATGATCAGGTGCGTACTTTCTGCACCAATCAGGGCGGGTTCGTGGCCCTTGAAAACTATCAGGATTTTGTTTGCGTAAACGGCCATGCCTACATGGACAAGAAGTCTGAGAACACCAACTTCGCCTTCCTGTCCAAGGTTGTGCTTGAAGAGCCTGTTACCGACAATCAGGCCTACGGTGAATCCATCGGCAAGCTGGCTACCATCATCGGTGGCGGCAAACCCATCCTGCAGCGTTTCGGTGATCTCAAGCGCGGTCGCCGTTCCACATGGAACCGTGTGCGCAACAGCTTTGTAGAGCCGACCATGAAGAATGTTACCTGCGGTGATATCGCCATGGCCCTGCCTGAGCGTATCGTGCGCAACCTTATCGAAGGCCTTGAGCGTCTCAATGACGTAGTGCCCGGTGTCGCCAACGAAGAAACATTGCTCTACGCACCGGAAATCAAGTTCTTCTCCACTCAGGTGGAAACCAGCAACCAGCTCGAAACCGCCCTCGAAGGTCTTTTCGTGGCCGGTGACGGTCCCGGTGTGGCCGGAAACATTGTTTCCGCTTCCGCTACCGGAATTATTCCCGCTAAAGAGATTGCTGCGCGGGCTAAGAAGTAA
- a CDS encoding Rrf2 family transcriptional regulator — protein MRLTTRSRYGTRMILDIAMHCTAGPVRISDIASRQGLSTKYLEKLIRELKKAGFISSKRGPGGGHTLAMPPEDISVGDVVRSLEGEAGLVECLDNDELCMRIDNCPTREVWIKASRAMYAALDEISIADLLKEGSFCIRTNPT, from the coding sequence ATGAGACTGACAACAAGAAGCAGATACGGAACCCGAATGATACTGGACATCGCCATGCATTGCACCGCAGGCCCGGTCCGTATCAGTGACATTGCCAGCCGTCAGGGACTTTCAACAAAATACCTTGAAAAACTTATTCGCGAATTGAAAAAAGCCGGATTTATTTCCAGCAAGCGTGGCCCCGGCGGCGGACACACTCTGGCCATGCCCCCGGAAGACATCAGCGTCGGTGATGTAGTCAGAAGCCTTGAAGGCGAAGCCGGACTGGTGGAATGCCTAGATAACGACGAACTCTGCATGCGAATAGACAACTGCCCCACCCGTGAGGTCTGGATCAAGGCCAGCAGAGCCATGTATGCGGCCCTTGATGAGATTTCCATTGCCGACCTGCTCAAGGAAGGCTCTTTCTGTATCCGCACCAACCCCACGTAA